The nucleotide sequence CCGCAACGTTGCCCGGCAGTACGCGAAGCTGTTCGACATGCAGCACGACCAGCGGTACCAGGGCGCGCTGACCTACACCTCGCCGACCACGGGGGACCTTGTCAATGCGTCCTTCCTGGTGCCCCGGATCATCGAGGACCTGCAGCACCGGCGCCGGGCGACCTCCACGTGGGCCGAGGCGACCAACGGATTCCTCGGCCGCACCGGCGACTACATGAACTCCGCGCTCACTGCCCTTGGCACGGCCGGGAAGTGGTTCTCGCAGGCCGATCCCAAGTTTGCCGAAAATATCAGCAACTACTATGAGTGGGCCCGTGAAAACGACCTGCTGGCAACCCATACGCTGATCCCGCCGCAGGTGAACAGGTCCGTCTCCGGTTCAGAGCAGCTGGGCGGCCAGCTCACGGCGCACGTTGTGGAGGAGCGCGACGGCGGCATTGTGGTCCGCGGCGCCCGCATGCTCGCCACGATCGCGCCCATCGCCGATGAGCTGCTGGTTTTTCCCTCAACGGTGCTGCGCGGCACGCCGGAGGACGCCCCGTATTCCTTTGCGTTCGCCATTCCCAATGACGCGCCCGGGCTCCGGTACCTGTGCCGCACCTCCCTGTACAACGGCGGAAGCGTCCACGACGAACCACTGGCATCCCGCTATGAGGAAATGGACGCCGTGGCCGTCTTTGATGACGTCTTCGTGCCAGGCGACCGCATCTTCATGCTCGGCAACCCGCAGCTGTGCAACTCGTTCTACGCGGAAACCGGCGCCGGTGCCCTCATGACCCACCAGGTTGTCACCCGGACCATCGCCAAGAGTGAGTTCTTCCTTGGCCTGGCCTCCGAACTCGCCGATTCGATCGGCATCGACGGGTTCCAGCACATCCAGGAGGACATCGCCGAACTGATCATAGACGTCGAAATCGGCAAGGCGCTGGTGCGCGCCTCGGAGGCGGACGCCGCACCCAACGAGGCCGGCATGATGCTGCCAAAGTGGACCACGCTCAACGCTGCCCGCAACTGGTATCCGAAGGTGGCGCAGCGTTTCCCGCAGATCATTCGGAAGTTCTCGGCGTCGGGGCTGATGGCCCTGCCCGGTGAAGCGGACGTCAACGGCGAGGCCCGGGCGGACATCGACCTCTACCTGCAGGGGAAGACGCTGACCGGGCCTGAGCGGGTCCGGCTGTTCAAGCTGGCGTTCGACGCCTCAATCTCCGGTTTCTCCGGCCGGCAGTCCCTCTATGAATACTTCTTCTTCGGGGATCCGGTCCGGATGGCGGGGGCGCTGGTCAACACCTATGACCGTGAACCGGCCAGGGCGCGCCTGCGCGAGTTCCTGCACAGGGCTGACTGAGGGGTGCGCCACATCACATTTCCGTAGTATCCTTTGACACTAACTGACCGTTCGATCAGTAAATCGGACGGCCATTCATCACCTGCGGCAGTAGCACTGCCCCCCAGCCACGGAGTTTCAATGACCGCAACTTCACCCGTAGATTCAGAGGCAGGCCCCAGCAGCAAGCGCGAGGAACGCAAAGTCCTTGCCGGCACGCTGGTGGGCACCACCATCGAGTGGTACGACTTCTTCATCTTCGCCCAGCTCACGGCAACGCTGCTGTCCCCGCTGTTCCTGGCCCCGCTGAATGCATCCAACCCCGGCCTGGCGCAGATCCTCTCCTTCGCCCTGATCGGCATCAGCTTCCTGTTCCGGCCGCTCGGCGCCATCATCGCCGGACACCTGGGGGACCGCCTCGGCCGCAAGGCAATGCTCGTGTTCACCCTCATCATGATGGGTGCCGCAACTGCGCTCATCGGCATGCTGCCCACCTACGCCCAGATCGGCGCCTGGGCTCCAATCCTGCTGATCCTCCTCCGTGTCCTGCAGGGCTTCTCCGCAGGCGGCGAGTGGGGCGGCGCCGCCCTCATGGCTGTAGAGCACGCGCCGCTGCACAAGAGGGGGCTGTTCGGTGCCTATCCGCAGATC is from Arthrobacter sp. QXT-31 and encodes:
- the hpaB gene encoding 4-hydroxyphenylacetate 3-monooxygenase, oxygenase component, whose translation is MGIRTGQQYLDKLNAMSPHIAIDGEVVSGKVAEHPAFRNVARQYAKLFDMQHDQRYQGALTYTSPTTGDLVNASFLVPRIIEDLQHRRRATSTWAEATNGFLGRTGDYMNSALTALGTAGKWFSQADPKFAENISNYYEWARENDLLATHTLIPPQVNRSVSGSEQLGGQLTAHVVEERDGGIVVRGARMLATIAPIADELLVFPSTVLRGTPEDAPYSFAFAIPNDAPGLRYLCRTSLYNGGSVHDEPLASRYEEMDAVAVFDDVFVPGDRIFMLGNPQLCNSFYAETGAGALMTHQVVTRTIAKSEFFLGLASELADSIGIDGFQHIQEDIAELIIDVEIGKALVRASEADAAPNEAGMMLPKWTTLNAARNWYPKVAQRFPQIIRKFSASGLMALPGEADVNGEARADIDLYLQGKTLTGPERVRLFKLAFDASISGFSGRQSLYEYFFFGDPVRMAGALVNTYDREPARARLREFLHRAD